GTTCTCTTCTTGGTAATATTCACCCCAAAGAAGACCTTGCATCTCAATAAGGTTGCCATCAGTGAGGCCTCCCAAGCATTGGGACCCTTCACAAAGAAAGATGTACGAGTGGTGACCTGGCTCTGTATTGCCATTGTGGTTTGGTCCTTGGACTTCCTCCATGGGATTGCCATAGGTTGGGTTACCTTCCTCCTTGCCGTGTTGATGAGCCTACCCATCATTGGGGAAGTCCTGGAGCCTAAGCATTTCAAGGAAGTGCCCATCCAGGTTCTCATCTTCATCAGTGCAGCAACCGCGATCGGGAAGGTAGGCGCTGAGACCGGGATGAATGCCTACATAGCTCAAGTGGTGCTTCCCTCGTTCATTCCTTCCAATATCTTCTTGCTTGCCATCATCGTTACCACCTTTACCATGGTGGTCCATATGGTGCTTGGGAGCGTACTATCTGTCATGGGTGTAGCAATTCCCGCCCTGCTTGCCTATATTGCTCCCCTGAATATCAATCCAATGGTGGTTGTGTTCTGGTCATATACGGTTATCGGAAGCCACTACATCTTGCCCTTCCACCACATGAATGTGCTGGTGGGGCAGGGAGAGGGGAATGGCCTATACTCCCAGAGGGAGACGATCAAACTGGGTGTTCCCATGATTGCAGTAGTGTATTTCACCACTGTGGTAGTAGAAACACTCTGGTGGAAGCTGCTTGGTATCCTCTAAAGCATGAACTCCTTCAGGTTCTCCATTGATGGTTGAAGCTCCTTGGCCTCGATACGGTGAATAATGGATACTACCTGGTCATTGATGGGAGTAGGAATTCCCAATTTCTTTCCTTGTTCGCTGAGTACTTCGTTTATGGCATCTACCTCACAGGGTTTTCCTCTCTCGATGTCTTGGAGCATACTTGGTTTCAGCTGGCGATGCTTGCGGATCGCAAAGGGAATCAAGTGGAAGCTGACCCACTTCTTAAGAGAATTCGTATAATCGAAAAGCCTTGCAATATCTTTCCCTTGTACGGGTTCCAAGGTAACTGAAGAGGCTTTGGTTACCTCGATACACTCCTTGATAATCCTCTGTGCTATCCTTCTTGCTTGTCTGTTTGCTGCAACATCCCCAAACGTACAGCCCAGTGCTGTTGCGGCTCCGCTGAACGAGGCATTGATCAGGAGCTTCGACCAACGGGCTCCGATGAAATTATGCTCAATGGTTACCTCTCCCATCAGGGAGAGTATTGCAGAGATTTCAGCAAGCATTGCCTCCCGTCCAGGAACAGGCAGGCCAAGGCTGAATGAGAATGTATGCTCATCACTGGTCAGTTCTACCACCCCTCTTCCGGTCAATGTGGCACCCCAGCCGATGGTGCACCCACAAACACGATTATTTCCCAGTATTTCCATCAAGGTGGGTTCAGGGATTCCATTTTGCATGGTACAGAGCATCCCGTCCTCTTTAAGATAGGGTTTCAGGAAGGAAGCAACTTGCCTGTTCTCGAGTTGCTTGGTAAGCAGGAAGATGAGGTCATATGTTCCCTTCATGTCCTCAGGAAGCAGCGCGGTGACAGGGATTGTGGCTGTTCGCTTGCCTACTATCTGGGCACCATTCTCTTGGAGTGTCTTAACATGTTCCTTGTTTCTGCTGATGAGATCAACAGCGACCCCTCGTTCATGAAGATACGCTCCTAAAACGGTTCCCAATGACCCAGCACCATAGATGGCAATGCGCATACGTTTTCCTCCTCCTATGAATAGTAGACTACAGGGAAGGGGAAAGATTGCACAAGATAGAAGTGAAAGGATTGCCACAGAAATGGAGGGTGTTGCACTTCATGAAATATGCAGTCATCTGATATGCGTGGAGTCAATCAAATAGTACTGGGCAACTGCGTACAATAAAACAAAGGGACCTTTCGGTCCCTCTGTTGATAATAGCTTGGTTAAAGCCTAGTAGCGGTAGGAATCGCGGCGTTCAGTTCTGGGACGCGCAATTGCTTCGTTTACTTTCAGGTTACGACCATCAACTTCCTGACCATCGAGCTGGGAAATGGCAGCTACTGCTGCATCATCCTGATCCATCTCAACAAATGCAAACCCCTTGGGGCGATTGGTGTCACGATCGACAATGATGTGTGCACTCAGCACGTCACCGAATTGTGCGAACAGGGAGTACAAGGACTCTTCTGAAGTTTGGTAGCTCATGTTTCCGACATAAATTTTTTTAGCCATGATACAGTTCCTTTGCAAACTATGTGTTTGCTTTCTGAGGGTATTTTAAGAATTTGGGATTAGTTCGTTCGGGGACCCGTCAGATAGCATGATAGTTTAGCAACAAGCCTTCAAAGATAGGATTTAGGAACAGAAAGAAACACAAATACGTAAGTTGCCTTACAGTAGGGTTTATTTCACAAAGAGTCAATGTATGGACAGAAGATTCAACATAATTCGGAAATAAGACAAACGGGACCACCCTTAAAGGTAATCCCGTCTGTAGCAAGTGAAAAGAATTTCTAGTTCTTTTTCTTCTCTGCAATACGTTTCTTCTGGGTTTTCTCAATAGCATCAACAATATGCTCATAACCGGTGCACCTGCAGAGGTTGCCAGCTACCTGCTTTCTGATCTCCTCCCTGGTTGAGGGGGTATCCTTGTTGATGATGGGAATGGAAGACATAATGAATCCCGGGGTACAGAAGCCACACTGTACAGCACCTTCATCGATGAAGGCTTGCTGAATGTCGCTGATCGTTCCCTTTGTGTCACTCAATCCCTCGAGGGTCAGGATATCCTTTCCCTCTGCCCAGATTGCCATATAAATACAGGAGTTGAACGGCTTTCCATTGATCAGAACGGTACAAGCACCACATTCTCCTACATCACAGCCATGTTTGATGCTGTCCAAGCCAGCGTTTCCACGGAGCATATCGGAAAGCGACGAACGAATATCCACTGTAAAGGTTCTCTGCTTCCCATTGACCGTGCAGGTGATATCTTTATTAGCCATTGATTGTTCCTCCTGCTTTCTCTACAGCTGCCTTGGTTGCCCGTCTTGCGAGCTCCTTTACCAACTGCAGTCTGAACTCCTTGCTGGCTCTCCAACTGGTTCTTGGAGTGACATCAGCAAGTGCACCCTCAGCAACCGCATCAAGCAATGATGCATCAAGGGCATGTCCCTTGGCGCTCTCCTCTGCTTGTGTGGAGCGGATGGGAATGGGGGCTGCAACTCCAAAGGCAATGCGGAGCCTTTCTATTGCGTCCTTGTTCTTGTTTAATGTTACATTAACTGAGCACCCAAGAGTCGCGATATCCATGGCGCGCCGCATCGCATACTTGATGTAGTGGCCATAGGTGTTCTCGTAGCTCTCTTTAGGAATGCGGATACCAGTCATGATCTCACCTTGGCGAAGGTCCACCTTGCCCGGCCCAAGATTGAACTCTGCATAGGGAAGGATTCGTATCCCATCCAGACTGGTCAGCTCCAGAACTGCATCATATGCCTTGAGCGTGGTTGCCGAGTCAGCACTGGTAACACCATTGCAGATGTTTCCACCAATGGTACCGATATTCCTGATCTGGGGGCCGCCAATCTGGTCAACAGCATCGCCCAGGACGGGAACATGTTCCCTGATCACTGGATGCATGGAGACATCGGTGAAACTGGTCAGTGGACGGATAAGGATTGAACCATCGTCCTCAAGGCAGATGCCTCTCAGGTCTTCGAGCATATAGATGTTGATGAGATCACAACCTGCAAGTTTCCCTTCGCGGATCTTGATCAGGATATCACTGCCTCCGGCAAGGATGAGAGCTTCAGGATGCTCTTTCTTAAGCCGTAAGGCCTCCTCTACAGAGGTTGGTTCATAGAGTTTATTAAAGTTATACATGCGCTCCTTCCTTTATTTGATCAGTCCCGCATCGGTGAATGCACCAAACAGACGTTGGGGGTGAAGCGGAATTGCATTTACAGCAACTCCGGTTGCATTGAGTACTGCATTACGGATGGCTGGGGCGACGGGAATCGTAGGAGGTTCTCCGAGGCTCTTGTTTCCGTATGGACCGGTGGGGTCATAGGTCTCTACAAAGTCAGCATGGAGGTCAGGGGTATCCAGAGCGGTCATCAGCTTGTAGTCAAGCAGATTGTCGTTGTACATCCGGCCTGTCTTCGGGTCGAACAGATGTCGTTCATACAATCCATAGCCAAGCCCCATACTCATTCCACCATGCACCTGACCCTTTGCAGTCTGGTGATTGAGAATGGTTCCTGAGTCATGGACATTGATGATATCCAGAACCTTTACCTGACACATCGGGATATCCACCTCTACCTCGACAAAACAGACTCCGAAGGAGTACGTGTTGTCTGTGCAGTGGTGTGTCTCCTCAGCAGCAATATGCTGTGAGTTTGTCAGGCTGTAGCAGGATTCAATGGCTACATCTGCAACCGAGAGCAAATGCTCATCCTTGTTAGTGTGCACAATGTAGTTTTCCTTGATATCCAGATCCCATGGATCACACTTCAGCATAAAACCGGCAAAATCAAGCAGCTTTTTCTTGAAGGCTTCGGCAGTTTTCTTAACCGCCAACCCAGATACGTAGGACTGTCGGGAGGCATAGGCACCGGTATCGTAGGGAGTGACATCAGTGTCCTGCTTGCTGATCATATGAATCTTGTCCATCGTTAGGCCGATGGTTTCAGCGGCCATCATGGCAAAGACAGTATCAGCACCCTGACCGATCTCAGTTGCTCCCATCTGTACCTGCAGAGAACCATCCTGGTTGAGCAGCATGCGCACTGCAGAGGTCTCCAAGCTGATCGGATAGACGCCGGTCTTGTAACAGAAGATGGCCATGCCGACTCCTTTCCTGATCGGACCATCCTGCTTCTCGTACTCCTTGCGCTTCTTTGAGTAGGAGAGGTATTTCTCTCCCTTGTCGATACACTCCTCGAGGCCTGTGGAATGACAGGTGATGGTGGTAACCGGGTCAACGAAGCCAAGCTTCATCATATTCTGCTTTCGGATCTTGATCGAGTCAAAACCAGTCTTGGCCACGATGTCATCCACATGGGCTTCCAATGCAAACCCAATCTGGGGAATACCGTAGGCCCTCATTGCTCCAGCGGTTGGCATGTTGGTGTAGACCGTATAGGCCTCTCCCTTGATTGCCCCCACCGGATACATCATCCTGAATCCGTTTACTGCATTGGCAACCAGTGCGTGTGCATGGCTCGCATATGCTCCCTGGTTGGAGTAGGCTTCGATGCTTCTGGCAGCAAATGACCCATCAGGACGAATATAGCTCTCGATGTGGAACTTCATTGCGTGTCTTGTTCTTGTACAGGCAAAGGTCTCTTCCCTGGTATAGGACAAAATAACCGGTCGGCCACCAACACGAGTGGTCAGGAATGCATTCAAGGGTTCGGTGAGCGCATCCTGCTTATTGCCGAATCCACCACCAATATAGGGTTTCACAATCCTAATCTTGCCAAATCCTACTCCCAAGGCCTGGGAACAGACACGACGCACGATATGGGGAATCTGGGTGGAGCTTACCACGACAATCTTGCCATCTTCCTCATATGCAAACGAGTTTGCAGGTTCAATATGACAGTGGGTTACGATTGGGGTCTCGTAGTCGCCTACGACTTTGATAAGGCCCTTTTCCTTAATGGACTCTTCAAAGGAGCCGATCTCATAGGAAGAGTGGACCACTACGTTGTTTGGCTTCTCCTCGTGGATTACCGTTGCCCCTTCCTTCATTGCATCTTCAATGGAGAGGATGGGAGCATACTCTTCGTAGGTTACCTTGATCTTTCTCACTGCTTCTTCTGCAGCAATCTCAGTTTCGGCAATAACTGCTGCAATGTCATCGGCATAGCAGCGAACCCTTGCATTGAGCAACTTACGGTCAGCGATATCCTGGTGTTTGGGTTCGGTCGACCATGGGTGCCCTGCAGTAGGGAACTGAATGTCGGGAACGTCGAAACAGGTGACAATGTCTACAACCCCTTCAACCTTCCACGCCTGGGAGAGGTCAAACTCCTTTACCCATCCATTTGCAATGGTACTATGCAGTACTTTTGCATGAAGGGCATGCGGAGAGACCAGATCGGGGGTATATTTTGCTTTTCCCGTCACTTTGTCGTATGCATCGACTCGGTTCGGGGATTTTCCTATGATATTCATGGAGTTCCTCCTTGTTTCCTCAACAACCCTGCTTCTGCAAATTCTGGGACTAGGCAGAAACTTCACATTTTTTCTGTGAAAGATGAGCATAGAAGCTTCCAGAAAGGCAGAGCTTTCTTTTCGTACTTTCATAATACAACAAATTGCAACAAATTCAAGGAATTATTCTCAATAAGCGAAAAAAAAGCGTATGGATTGATAATGTTGCTATCCATCTAACAGATAACAAATTCTAGGTAGGAATACCTATAATCCTAGGTGCTTTTACCTGCTATCGCCTTGAATGGTTCCCTTTCATACTGTCCTTGGATAGGAGAGGAAAACAGTATGAAGGTAAAAAGTACCCACTATATAACATGTATCGGACTGATCTTGTTGCTTCTGACTTCTCTTGCCAGTTGTAAAAAGGATCCCGGTAACAATCCTGGTGAAGAAGAACAAGAGGATGGCACGGTTTTTTCCCTGGCCAGAGCACCCGATGGAGAGTCTTCATTCAGGGCAGGTGAATATGAGGCTTCAGAGGATAAAAGCATAACCTCCCGTTGGCTTGCAGCAAGTCAGACCGACAGTGGGTTTACGTCCATCACCCCAGACAGCCTCAAGGTTGCTTATCGCTACATTGCATTGATTCCTGACGCTACCGTACAGAAGATTGGGGTAAAGGGTATCTATGGTAGAGGGCGGTTTGATGCCATGAATGCATGGGATGGAACAGCCCTGACTGCATATAAAGACAATACCATGACCAAGCTTCCCGGGTTCAACACCTCCCACTATCCTGATGTTCCGCCAACAGAGGATGATATGCTTGAGTTCTCTGTCTATGTGGATGATGACACCCCTGTAACAAAGCAGGAAGTAAAGGAAGGCTCCTTTGTCATCTTTGATGGTTCGAACAATACCCCCGGAGAGGTAACTGATGATACCTTGGCTGTATTTGACCTAAAAGATACTTCCTTCAAGGTGGATGTTGAGGACCTGCCCCCAGAAGATGTGGTTTTTACCGGTATAGCGTATGAGCTTGTCTATTATGAGGCAGAGCTCTCCGGCTTTGGGGCTGTACGACTGTATTACAATGACTATGGGCAATGCAAGGCAGGGGACTTCATGGTGAACAAAGCAGGTGATTCTCCTGATAAGGGCTGGCAATGGGCATACCTGAAGCATGGTGATGGCCCAGACTCCTGGGACGGGTCAGCTGTCCCTGAGGTGAGTGATGGGGGGTATGATGACTATGATACCGATACGGTAGAGGAGCCTAACCCACAGGTGGAATATAAAGGATACTTTCCAATCTTAGGGATAGGTGAAGCAGCAAAGACCCATAGTTCTGGACTCATTCCAACCTTTGTCAATCTCGAGAGTACAGGGGATGCATGGCCCGATGTAACAGACCCAGATCCAAAAGACCCATTTCTCTTGAACGCAGACAAGCATCCAGACCCATCAGGCGCCTGCATCTACTGGTCGGTAAGTCAAGGGATGTTCAATCAACCTGTTGGGGAGAGCCAGCCGGTTCCCTACGACCATCCCCATATTGAGGAGGTCACCAATCCCGGAGGGTTTGGTACGTATAATGAAGCCAATCCAATCTTGAATGCTCCCATCAAGAGTGGGGGGACGATCAGGAGCAATCGAGATGCAAGTATCATCTACTACGAGGAGGACGATCATCTAGGTGTTTCTGACATGTCTAGCGTCCTCTATAGTGATACCAGACGTGAAAGTGCTACCATTATTGACCGAACAACCATGCGGAACACGTTTGGGGTGTATGCTTATGATTCCGGTCTTGTCAGTAACATCTACAGCGATGCTCCCATGGTGGAGAGGTGGAATGGTAGTGGATACACCACCTATTTCCCGACCTTGCTTGATCTAAGTATGGGGAGAATTTGCGTGGTGGCAAGTAGGAGAAGTGCCGATCCCACAGGCTTAAGCCAACAAGGGTATGTCTATGATCCTCCTCCATCCAATACTCCTGATGCGCTGGAGATGTCCATTGTAGAGGTAGCAATCACGCTGCAGATTAATGTTGCCTTCGGATATGGGGAAGATTGTGGGGGAAGAAGCTGGGGAGGTGGTGCAACTATAGGTACCACTGACTTTGAAAAACGCTTCCTCAGTTTCGCTCCAAAACTTGGATCGACTGAGTATGGTGGGTGGGGGACCGATCCCAATGGTCCTGTCCCTTCCCAACGAGGGTTTTATGGGAGCCGATCAGACGAACATGGATTGGAGAGTGACCTCTCATTCAGGCAGAATCACTTTGCCATCGATGTAGACAATATCCCCTACCGGGATGTATACGCTCTGCCTCCTATTCTTGATAATCCATCGCCGGACGAAGGCCCCTTTAGTAATGAGATTCATGTAAGCATCTCATGGAATGGTGATGGGGTGAGTGTCTACTACACCACAGACGGTAGTGATCCAACCAACAGTTCAACACGGTATACTGATGCAATTCCTGTTTCTTCCAATACCATCATCAAGGCGATCGCGTACCAGACGGGGAAGCAATTCCCCTCCATGATTGTGGAAGCGTTCTACGAGGTAAGTGGTGCGCAGAGGTGCTCTGTCCCGGTGGAAGTTCAAGCAGTCCCTGTGGCGGCTGCAGGGAAGCCAGCCTTTGTATTACTGTTCAAGGACCAGGAGCTCGACCTTGCTAGAAGTTTTTCTCCTGTTTCCTGCACCCAGGTGAATGTAGACCAGAACAAGGTCTCTGCAAGTCTGAAAGAGGTACTGGCAGGGACCTATTATCTGCTTGTGGTTGTTGACATGGACCGCTCGGATAGTCTCACTGAAGGGGACCTCGTCTATCCGTCCACAGTTGCAAATCAGGTGGTGAGCTTGCACAGCGTACAAGTCCCCTCTGCAGCTGTAGTTTCCCTTTCAGGTGCTTCCTACACGGTTCCTGCCAGAACATTGGAGCGGAGTCTAGCTGCAGATTAGTGACAACAACACTGCTCCGGTACGCCTTTCTGAAAAGAGAGGCGTACTCTCTTGCATCCAACCCTTTACCGCACTGATTCCTACCGGTTACAATACAGTAACTTGTGTGAGTAGGAGGGTGGGATGAGAAAAGACCTCCCGATCAAACGCTCTCTGGCCGGAACAATGCTTTTTCTGCTTGTCCCCGCCATCTGCAATGCTGCTCCCTTGATCCAACCCAAATATAGCGAATCCATGGCATTGCCCTTTGTTATAGGGCTTGTAGCACTCGGGGTATTGTTCGGACTTCTCTGGTACAATATCTTTCTTGCCCTCTCGACCAGGGAGAAGATGTTCTTCTATTTCTCCCTCATCATGGTCCTTCTTACCATCCTCCAAACCTTTTCCACCTATGACCGATTCTTCTTCTTTCTCACCTATAACCGAGTGACAATAATTACCCATTTGCTGTTCATGACCTTCCTGCTCTTCTTCGAGGAGTTGTTTTCCATCAGGGACCACGATAAGAGGCTGTCCTCATTCAATCGGGTCAATATCGTAGTCATTGGTGGGTATGTGGTGCTTTTCCTGCTTTTGAAAATCTTGTTTCCTACGGCCGAACGGTTGCACACTACGCTCAATTTCATCCGGGAACTTTTTGTTTTCTATACCAATGCACTCTTCCTCTACACCATCATCAGGGCAATGGTATGGATGAAGAGGGAGGCAATCTTGCTCCTGGTTGCATTCATTCCTCCTGCTTTTACCACCAGTGTCAATGCTTTGAATATTTTCCCTTTCATGCAAGGGCATGAGCAGTTTACGACCTTCTTGATGCAGTACAACCAACCCATCGGACTCTCCCTGCAGGCGATACTCTTCTCCTTAGCCGTGGGGAACCGGTACAACCGGATCAAGATGGAGAGGCAAGAAGCGTCTCGTACGCAGGAGCTTCTCTTCCAGCGTACCCGTTTTTTCTTGAACATGAGCCATGAGACCCGTACTCCCCTGACGGTTATCCTTGGTCTTGTTAGACAGCTGAAACAAGAAAATGCGGCGCTCACAATCAAACAAGCTGAGTCAATGCTCTCTGCAATAGAACGTAATAGCCTGATCCTCTTGAGACAGGTGAATCATATGCTTCGCTTGGAACGGAGAAGGGATATTAAGGTAGAGACCGCTCTTCCGCTTGTTCCCCTGACAAGTCTTCTCATCAATGCATTCCTGCCCATTGCCCAAGAGAAGAACATTGCCTTGGAGTTTGATGCAAGTTTGATACCTCCAAAGCTCGGTCTCATGGTAAGACAGGAAGACTATGAATCGATGGTGATGAACCTCCTTTCCAATGCAATCAAATACTCAGGGGGAGGGGGCTGTGTGGTAGTCTCTCTCCAGCAGGTAGACTCACACGAGCTTCTGCTCGCCGTCTCTGATACTGGAATCGGTATAGCACCAGAAGACCAGGAAAGGATTTTTGAACAGT
The sequence above is drawn from the uncultured Sphaerochaeta sp. genome and encodes:
- a CDS encoding chitobiase/beta-hexosaminidase C-terminal domain-containing protein, giving the protein MKVKSTHYITCIGLILLLLTSLASCKKDPGNNPGEEEQEDGTVFSLARAPDGESSFRAGEYEASEDKSITSRWLAASQTDSGFTSITPDSLKVAYRYIALIPDATVQKIGVKGIYGRGRFDAMNAWDGTALTAYKDNTMTKLPGFNTSHYPDVPPTEDDMLEFSVYVDDDTPVTKQEVKEGSFVIFDGSNNTPGEVTDDTLAVFDLKDTSFKVDVEDLPPEDVVFTGIAYELVYYEAELSGFGAVRLYYNDYGQCKAGDFMVNKAGDSPDKGWQWAYLKHGDGPDSWDGSAVPEVSDGGYDDYDTDTVEEPNPQVEYKGYFPILGIGEAAKTHSSGLIPTFVNLESTGDAWPDVTDPDPKDPFLLNADKHPDPSGACIYWSVSQGMFNQPVGESQPVPYDHPHIEEVTNPGGFGTYNEANPILNAPIKSGGTIRSNRDASIIYYEEDDHLGVSDMSSVLYSDTRRESATIIDRTTMRNTFGVYAYDSGLVSNIYSDAPMVERWNGSGYTTYFPTLLDLSMGRICVVASRRSADPTGLSQQGYVYDPPPSNTPDALEMSIVEVAITLQINVAFGYGEDCGGRSWGGGATIGTTDFEKRFLSFAPKLGSTEYGGWGTDPNGPVPSQRGFYGSRSDEHGLESDLSFRQNHFAIDVDNIPYRDVYALPPILDNPSPDEGPFSNEIHVSISWNGDGVSVYYTTDGSDPTNSSTRYTDAIPVSSNTIIKAIAYQTGKQFPSMIVEAFYEVSGAQRCSVPVEVQAVPVAAAGKPAFVLLFKDQELDLARSFSPVSCTQVNVDQNKVSASLKEVLAGTYYLLVVVDMDRSDSLTEGDLVYPSTVANQVVSLHSVQVPSAAVVSLSGASYTVPARTLERSLAAD
- a CDS encoding 2-dehydropantoate 2-reductase → MRIAIYGAGSLGTVLGAYLHERGVAVDLISRNKEHVKTLQENGAQIVGKRTATIPVTALLPEDMKGTYDLIFLLTKQLENRQVASFLKPYLKEDGMLCTMQNGIPEPTLMEILGNNRVCGCTIGWGATLTGRGVVELTSDEHTFSFSLGLPVPGREAMLAEISAILSLMGEVTIEHNFIGARWSKLLINASFSGAATALGCTFGDVAANRQARRIAQRIIKECIEVTKASSVTLEPVQGKDIARLFDYTNSLKKWVSFHLIPFAIRKHRQLKPSMLQDIERGKPCEVDAINEVLSEQGKKLGIPTPINDQVVSIIHRIEAKELQPSMENLKEFML
- the xdhB gene encoding xanthine dehydrogenase subunit XdhB; amino-acid sequence: MYNFNKLYEPTSVEEALRLKKEHPEALILAGGSDILIKIREGKLAGCDLINIYMLEDLRGICLEDDGSILIRPLTSFTDVSMHPVIREHVPVLGDAVDQIGGPQIRNIGTIGGNICNGVTSADSATTLKAYDAVLELTSLDGIRILPYAEFNLGPGKVDLRQGEIMTGIRIPKESYENTYGHYIKYAMRRAMDIATLGCSVNVTLNKNKDAIERLRIAFGVAAPIPIRSTQAEESAKGHALDASLLDAVAEGALADVTPRTSWRASKEFRLQLVKELARRATKAAVEKAGGTING
- the xdhC gene encoding xanthine dehydrogenase subunit XdhC; its protein translation is MANKDITCTVNGKQRTFTVDIRSSLSDMLRGNAGLDSIKHGCDVGECGACTVLINGKPFNSCIYMAIWAEGKDILTLEGLSDTKGTISDIQQAFIDEGAVQCGFCTPGFIMSSIPIINKDTPSTREEIRKQVAGNLCRCTGYEHIVDAIEKTQKKRIAEKKKN
- a CDS encoding ATP-binding protein, translated to MRKDLPIKRSLAGTMLFLLVPAICNAAPLIQPKYSESMALPFVIGLVALGVLFGLLWYNIFLALSTREKMFFYFSLIMVLLTILQTFSTYDRFFFFLTYNRVTIITHLLFMTFLLFFEELFSIRDHDKRLSSFNRVNIVVIGGYVVLFLLLKILFPTAERLHTTLNFIRELFVFYTNALFLYTIIRAMVWMKREAILLLVAFIPPAFTTSVNALNIFPFMQGHEQFTTFLMQYNQPIGLSLQAILFSLAVGNRYNRIKMERQEASRTQELLFQRTRFFLNMSHETRTPLTVILGLVRQLKQENAALTIKQAESMLSAIERNSLILLRQVNHMLRLERRRDIKVETALPLVPLTSLLINAFLPIAQEKNIALEFDASLIPPKLGLMVRQEDYESMVMNLLSNAIKYSGGGGCVVVSLQQVDSHELLLAVSDTGIGIAPEDQERIFEQFEVVEDASSSMQTGLGLPLVKHILEEYGGAIELESRLGEGSVFILRFPSLLLHQTETTVSESELEHLYLSEFRHLEMECPETPSDSPTILVVEDNDDLRWYIQSILQKKYRVLSASSADRALQLLEKEDVALIISDVMMPQMDGHAFLKEVRMRFVDTPIPLIFLTARDSMEEKIDSLAEGAIRYLTKPFRSEVLLAIIESILSHDQALIGSRIQQFREGLNVLLDVMEHPSHGQKRPYMDELVAACNLSEREKQVLHLISEGKSDKEIGLELSLSVKTVANHNRNIYAKCKVSGRYELLAKLYGDL
- a CDS encoding RNA-binding protein; its protein translation is MAKKIYVGNMSYQTSEESLYSLFAQFGDVLSAHIIVDRDTNRPKGFAFVEMDQDDAAVAAISQLDGQEVDGRNLKVNEAIARPRTERRDSYRY
- the xdhA gene encoding xanthine dehydrogenase subunit XdhA, which gives rise to MNIIGKSPNRVDAYDKVTGKAKYTPDLVSPHALHAKVLHSTIANGWVKEFDLSQAWKVEGVVDIVTCFDVPDIQFPTAGHPWSTEPKHQDIADRKLLNARVRCYADDIAAVIAETEIAAEEAVRKIKVTYEEYAPILSIEDAMKEGATVIHEEKPNNVVVHSSYEIGSFEESIKEKGLIKVVGDYETPIVTHCHIEPANSFAYEEDGKIVVVSSTQIPHIVRRVCSQALGVGFGKIRIVKPYIGGGFGNKQDALTEPLNAFLTTRVGGRPVILSYTREETFACTRTRHAMKFHIESYIRPDGSFAARSIEAYSNQGAYASHAHALVANAVNGFRMMYPVGAIKGEAYTVYTNMPTAGAMRAYGIPQIGFALEAHVDDIVAKTGFDSIKIRKQNMMKLGFVDPVTTITCHSTGLEECIDKGEKYLSYSKKRKEYEKQDGPIRKGVGMAIFCYKTGVYPISLETSAVRMLLNQDGSLQVQMGATEIGQGADTVFAMMAAETIGLTMDKIHMISKQDTDVTPYDTGAYASRQSYVSGLAVKKTAEAFKKKLLDFAGFMLKCDPWDLDIKENYIVHTNKDEHLLSVADVAIESCYSLTNSQHIAAEETHHCTDNTYSFGVCFVEVEVDIPMCQVKVLDIINVHDSGTILNHQTAKGQVHGGMSMGLGYGLYERHLFDPKTGRMYNDNLLDYKLMTALDTPDLHADFVETYDPTGPYGNKSLGEPPTIPVAPAIRNAVLNATGVAVNAIPLHPQRLFGAFTDAGLIK